A region from the Corylus avellana chromosome ca7, CavTom2PMs-1.0 genome encodes:
- the LOC132186794 gene encoding uncharacterized protein LOC132186794 yields the protein MLALTRGFNQRLFTFHKHLTRPLMATNAPLKPLKRVGTHNGSFHCDEALGCFMIRLTDKFSNAEIVRTRDDQVLEGLDAVLDVGGVYDPTRDRYDHHQKGFEEVFGHCFSTKLSSAGLVYKHFGKEIIAKELRVDEDHPNVHRLFLAVYKSFMEAIDAVDNGINRYDTDKPPRYVNNTHLSSRVGKLNLDWIEPDQSPEKENEAFQRAMALAGSEFLDSVRFHAKSWLPARSIVMECLAARQDIDPSGEIMVLSTFCPWKLHLFELEEEMKIDPPIKYVLYQDDRSKSWRVQAVAVAPDRFESRKPLPAQWRGLRDELSREAGIPGCVFVHMSGFIGGNQSHEGALAMAKAALKL from the exons ATGCTTGCGCTAACCCGAGGGTTTAATCAGAGGCTTTTCACCTTCCACAAGCACCTCACTCGTCCTCTCATGGCCACCAATGCTCCCCTGAAACCTTTGAAGCGCGTGGGCACCCACAACGGGAGCTTCCACTGCGACGAGGCCCTCGGCTGCTTCATGATTCGCCTCACCGATAAGTTTTCCAACGCCGAGATCGTTCGCACCCGCGATGACCAG GTGTTGGAGGGTCTCGATGCTGTTCTTGATGTTGGGGGTGTGTATGATCCAACTCGGGACCGGTATGATCATCACCAGAAAGGGTTTGAAGAGGTTTTTGGGCACTGCTTCTCCACAAAGCTCAGTAGTGCTGGTCTTGTCTACAAG CATTTTGGAAAGGAGATAATAGCTAAGGAGCTTCGAGTTGATGAGGATCACCCGAATGTGCATCGCTTATTTTTGGCTGTATACAAGAGCTTCATGGAG GCAATTGATGCTGTCGACAATGGGATAAATCGGTATGATACAGACAAGCCTCCGAGATATGTGAATAATACGCACTTATCTTCAAGAGTtggaaaattaaatttggattggATAGAACCTGATCAATCACCTGAGAAAGAGAATGAGGCCTTTCAACGAGCAATGGCTCTGGCTGGCAGTGAGTTTTTAGAT AGTGTTCGGTTTCATGCAAAATCGTGGTTACCAGCACGGTCAATTGTAATGGAGTGTCTTGCAGCAAGACAGGATATTGATCCTAGTGGAGAAATTATGGTTTTATCTACATTCTGTCCT TGGAAGCTTCACTTATTTGAGCTTGAGGAGGAGATGAAAATTGACCCTCCCATCAAATATGTTCTTTATCAG GATGACAGGAGCAAATCTTGGAGAGTGCAGGCGGTGGCAGTAGCTCCTGATAGGTTTGAGAGCAGAAAGCCTCTCCCTGCTCAATGGCGAGGTCTTAGGGATGAACTGTCGAGGGAGGCAGGTATTCCTGGTTGTGTTTTTGTCCACATGAGTGGGTTTATTGGTGGAAATCAAAGCCATGAGGGTGCTCTGGCCATGGCAAAAGCTGCTTTGAAGCTCTAA